A section of the Lysobacterales bacterium genome encodes:
- a CDS encoding ribonuclease Z, with translation MTASLSLEFLGVGNAGAVELGESSAVLLRDGEPLLLIDCGPQVPHRFRQRYGKPPPALYITHTHLDHVGGFERLFVDLWFDPSRRGQVPVFVAAPVLPLLQERVANHPNALAEGGVNFWEAFRLVPVGRGFWLDGLWFDVFPVRHHAVDAAFALALRGSFVFTGDTRPIPEALATYGNDGEVLFHDCDLHGNPSHTGLDDLLREYPPALRERMVLYHFGQDDDARAMRAQGLRVATAGERFALPAPLRLAPSEAVVRARGKPVPRATGG, from the coding sequence ATGACGGCCTCCCTGTCCCTGGAGTTCCTCGGCGTCGGCAATGCCGGCGCGGTCGAGCTGGGCGAGTCCTCGGCGGTGCTGCTGCGCGACGGCGAACCGCTGCTGCTGATCGACTGCGGACCGCAGGTGCCGCACCGCTTCCGGCAGCGCTACGGCAAGCCGCCGCCGGCGCTGTACATCACCCATACCCACCTCGACCATGTCGGCGGCTTCGAGCGGCTGTTCGTCGACCTGTGGTTCGATCCGTCCCGGCGCGGCCAGGTGCCGGTGTTCGTGGCCGCGCCGGTGCTGCCCCTGCTGCAGGAACGCGTCGCCAACCATCCCAATGCCCTGGCCGAGGGCGGCGTGAACTTCTGGGAGGCGTTCCGGCTGGTGCCGGTCGGCCGCGGCTTCTGGCTGGACGGGCTGTGGTTCGACGTGTTTCCGGTGCGCCACCACGCCGTCGACGCGGCGTTCGCGCTGGCGCTGCGCGGCAGCTTCGTGTTCACCGGCGACACCCGGCCGATCCCGGAGGCGCTGGCCACCTACGGCAACGACGGCGAGGTGCTGTTCCACGACTGCGACCTGCACGGCAACCCCTCGCACACCGGCCTCGACGACCTGCTGCGCGAGTACCCGCCGGCGCTGCGCGAGCGCATGGTGCTGTACCACTTCGGCCAGGACGACGACGCCCGCGCGATGCGCGCGCAGGGCCTGCGCGTGGCCACCGCCGGCGAGCGCTTCGCGCTGCCGGCGCCGCTGCGCCTGGCGCCGTCGGAGGCCGTGGTCCGCGCCCGCGGCAAGCCGGTGCCACGCGCCACCGGCGGCTGA
- a CDS encoding YbaN family protein, with product MPPSAPPPTSPAPASDPRLRDSDRPGRALRRVLWWLLAWTALVLGLIGVVLPGLPTTPFILLAAYAAARGSPRLAAWLHGHRQFGPMISDWQAHGAVSRRAKWLATVAMAACVPVLWWFSPNAWAHWPPIGVMAVVGLWLWRRPEGPPGVASEGNRDAPV from the coding sequence ATGCCGCCCTCGGCCCCACCCCCCACCTCGCCCGCGCCAGCATCCGACCCGCGCCTGCGCGATTCAGACCGACCGGGACGGGCCCTGCGCCGGGTCCTGTGGTGGTTGCTGGCCTGGACCGCCCTGGTGCTGGGCCTGATCGGGGTCGTGCTGCCCGGCCTGCCGACCACGCCCTTCATTCTGCTGGCCGCCTACGCGGCGGCGCGCGGCTCGCCCAGGCTGGCGGCCTGGCTGCATGGGCACCGGCAATTCGGGCCGATGATCAGCGACTGGCAGGCGCACGGTGCGGTCAGCCGCCGCGCCAAGTGGCTGGCGACCGTGGCCATGGCCGCCTGCGTGCCGGTGCTGTGGTGGTTTTCCCCGAACGCCTGGGCGCACTGGCCGCCGATCGGGGTCATGGCGGTCGTCGGCCTGTGGCTGTGGCGGCGGCCGGAAGGTCCGCCGGGCGTCGCCAGCGAAGGGAACAGGGACGCGCCGGTCTAG
- a CDS encoding 3-deoxy-D-manno-octulosonic acid kinase, with translation MDHRDGASLVAGRVATVFDPHWFEAGTGGESGFRGGRGNVVRLQTASGELVLRQYLRGGLPRHIVRRHYLWTGAERTRAFREFRLLQALAGAGLRVPEAVAARYWRTGPVYRAALITALVPAARTLLERLEQAPTQAAELLGQVAGAVAALHARGVWHADLNATNLLFDGDDAVWLIDFDRACSDVHDRDRLAGNLDRLHRSLHKRLTGSALAAVDEAWPAVVDHWRSTLDRLSSAR, from the coding sequence GTGGATCACCGTGATGGCGCCTCCCTGGTCGCCGGACGGGTCGCCACCGTATTCGATCCGCACTGGTTCGAGGCCGGCACCGGCGGCGAATCCGGATTCCGCGGCGGCCGCGGCAACGTCGTGCGCCTGCAGACCGCCAGCGGCGAGCTGGTGCTGCGCCAGTACCTGCGCGGCGGCCTGCCGCGCCACATCGTGCGCCGACACTACCTGTGGACCGGCGCCGAGCGCACCCGCGCGTTCCGGGAGTTCCGGCTGCTGCAGGCCCTGGCCGGCGCCGGCCTGCGCGTGCCCGAGGCGGTCGCGGCGCGCTACTGGCGCACCGGGCCGGTCTATCGCGCCGCCCTGATCACCGCCCTGGTGCCGGCCGCGCGGACCCTGCTGGAGCGCCTGGAGCAGGCACCGACGCAGGCGGCCGAGCTGCTCGGCCAGGTCGCCGGCGCGGTCGCCGCCCTGCATGCCCGGGGCGTGTGGCACGCCGACCTCAATGCCACCAACCTGCTGTTCGATGGCGACGATGCGGTCTGGCTGATCGACTTCGACCGCGCCTGCAGCGACGTCCACGACCGCGACCGCCTGGCCGGCAATCTCGACCGTCTGCACCGGTCCCTGCACAAGCGCCTGACCGGGTCTGCCCTGGCGGCGGTGGATGAGGCCTGGCCGGCGGTCGTCGATCACTGGCGCAGTACGCTGGACCGGCTATCCTCGGCACGATGA